A genomic stretch from Prochlorococcus marinus str. MIT 9312 includes:
- the metH gene encoding methionine synthase, whose amino-acid sequence MESFRTYLNRDEKPLIIFDGGTGTSFQNLNLTADDFGGKELEGCNENLVLSSPEVVENVHNSFLEAGCHVIETNTFGASSIVLDEYDIADKAYEINKNAAFIAKKAADKYSSVDKPRFVAGSIGPTTKLPTLGHIDFDELKQSYKEQIYGLIDGGVDLLLIETCQDVLQIKSALLASKEILESKNIDIPLMVSITMETTGTMLVGSDIASALTILEPFNIDILGLNCATGPEQMKEHIKYLSENSPFAISCIPNAGLPENIGGVAHYRLKPIELKMQLMNFIYDFNVQLIGGCCGTTPEHTKYLSSIIDEIIDNERTNNNGKKNSSGFIPSASSIYNSVPYKQDNSILIVGERLNASGSKKVRELLNNDDWDGLVAIAKQQQKENAHVLDVNVDYVGRDGVKDMKEITSRLVTNINLPLMIDSTDADKMESGLKSAGGKCIINSTNYEDGNERFDQVLNLALGYGSGLVVGTIDEDGMARNSEKKYKIVKRAINRTRECGLSDYELFFDPLALPISTGIEEDRLNAKETISAILKIRENFPDIHIILGISNISFGLSPLSRINLNSIFLDECIKAGLDSAIIAPNKILPLSKITEETKKLCLDLIYDKREFEDDICIYDPLVELTKAFQDLSIQDFKKASSDNKNQTLEESLKNHIIDGEKIGLEDQLNKALKKYKPLEIINTFLLDGMKVVGDLFGSGQMQLPFVLQSAETMKFAVSILEPYMETVDEKISNGKLLIATVKGDVHDIGKNLVDIILTNNGYDVINLGIKQDVSAIIDAQKKHNADCIAMSGLLVKSTAFMKDNLEAFNNENISVPVILGGAALTPKFVNEDCSKIYKGKILYGKDAFTDLKFMNEYMDNKKKGNWSNTEGFINNEGININLASSKSNSQAVKQSISIQTETSKLNLKENFIRSKFINEEDPIQAPFLGTKVLNDVDIDLNKLIFYLDTKALFSGQWQIKKGKNQSVDEYNNYLDSYAKPLLNKWLEIIIEKKLISPKAVYGYFRCGRKDNSIFLFDEKSLNKISQFNFPRQKSGNNLCIADFYCDLKNDKPIDIFPMQAVTMGDIASEYSQKLFKEDKYSDYLLFHGLTVQLAEALAEYVHALIRIECGFRSEEPDKNREILAQKYRGARYSFGYPACPKVSDSNIQLSLLDAKRINLTMDESEQLHPEQSTTAIISLHSKAKYFSA is encoded by the coding sequence ATGGAATCTTTCAGAACCTATCTAAATAGAGATGAAAAACCATTAATTATTTTTGACGGAGGTACTGGAACATCTTTTCAGAACTTAAATCTTACTGCAGATGACTTTGGAGGAAAAGAATTAGAGGGATGTAATGAAAACCTTGTTTTATCATCGCCAGAGGTAGTTGAGAACGTTCATAATTCATTTTTAGAAGCAGGTTGTCATGTTATAGAAACTAATACATTTGGAGCCTCATCAATAGTTCTTGATGAATATGATATTGCGGATAAGGCTTATGAGATAAATAAAAATGCGGCATTTATAGCAAAAAAAGCTGCTGACAAATACTCATCAGTTGATAAACCAAGGTTTGTAGCAGGTTCAATTGGGCCAACAACTAAATTACCCACCTTAGGACATATAGATTTTGATGAATTAAAGCAATCATATAAAGAACAAATTTATGGTCTTATAGATGGAGGAGTTGATCTTCTTTTGATTGAAACTTGTCAGGATGTTTTACAAATTAAATCTGCATTATTAGCATCAAAAGAAATTCTCGAAAGTAAAAATATTGATATACCTTTAATGGTATCTATAACAATGGAAACAACAGGTACTATGCTTGTTGGATCTGATATTGCATCTGCATTAACAATATTAGAGCCATTTAATATAGATATCCTTGGACTTAATTGTGCAACTGGTCCAGAGCAAATGAAGGAACATATTAAATATTTGTCTGAAAATTCTCCCTTCGCTATAAGCTGTATTCCCAATGCAGGTCTTCCTGAAAACATTGGTGGTGTAGCTCACTATAGATTAAAGCCAATAGAATTAAAGATGCAGTTAATGAATTTTATATATGACTTTAATGTTCAATTAATAGGTGGATGTTGTGGGACAACACCTGAACATACAAAATACCTCTCTTCAATAATAGATGAAATTATTGATAATGAAAGGACTAACAACAATGGCAAGAAAAATTCAAGTGGTTTTATTCCATCTGCCTCATCAATATATAACTCTGTGCCATACAAACAAGACAATTCAATTTTGATAGTAGGAGAAAGATTAAATGCAAGTGGATCGAAAAAGGTAAGGGAGTTATTAAATAACGACGATTGGGATGGCTTAGTTGCAATTGCCAAGCAGCAACAAAAAGAAAATGCTCACGTTCTTGATGTAAATGTCGATTATGTAGGAAGAGACGGAGTGAAAGATATGAAAGAAATAACATCAAGACTAGTTACCAATATAAATTTACCATTAATGATTGACTCTACAGATGCTGACAAAATGGAAAGTGGATTAAAGTCAGCTGGTGGTAAATGTATTATAAATTCAACCAATTACGAAGATGGCAATGAAAGGTTTGATCAAGTTCTAAATTTAGCCTTAGGGTATGGTTCAGGTCTTGTCGTTGGAACAATTGATGAAGATGGAATGGCAAGGAATTCAGAAAAAAAATATAAGATTGTCAAACGAGCGATTAATAGAACAAGAGAATGTGGTTTGTCAGATTATGAGCTATTTTTTGATCCATTAGCTCTGCCAATATCTACAGGGATAGAAGAAGATAGATTAAACGCTAAAGAAACTATTAGTGCTATTTTAAAAATTCGTGAAAATTTCCCAGATATTCATATCATACTTGGGATATCAAACATTAGTTTTGGTCTTTCACCATTATCAAGAATTAATCTAAATTCAATATTTTTAGATGAATGCATTAAAGCAGGATTAGATTCTGCTATCATCGCACCAAATAAAATTTTGCCATTATCAAAAATTACTGAAGAAACTAAAAAGCTTTGCTTAGATTTGATTTATGATAAAAGAGAATTTGAAGATGATATTTGTATTTATGATCCATTAGTTGAATTAACAAAGGCTTTTCAAGATTTATCCATTCAAGATTTCAAAAAAGCATCTTCAGATAATAAAAACCAAACTCTTGAAGAAAGTCTGAAAAATCATATTATTGATGGAGAAAAAATAGGATTAGAGGATCAATTAAATAAAGCGTTAAAAAAATATAAACCTCTTGAAATAATTAATACCTTTTTATTAGATGGGATGAAAGTTGTAGGAGATTTATTTGGCTCAGGTCAAATGCAATTGCCATTTGTACTCCAATCCGCTGAAACAATGAAATTTGCTGTTTCAATTTTAGAACCATATATGGAAACTGTAGATGAAAAAATATCAAATGGAAAACTCTTAATTGCAACTGTCAAAGGCGATGTACATGATATTGGAAAAAATTTGGTAGATATAATACTTACAAATAATGGTTATGACGTAATAAATCTAGGAATAAAGCAAGATGTTTCAGCAATTATAGATGCACAAAAAAAGCACAATGCAGATTGCATCGCTATGAGCGGATTACTTGTTAAATCAACTGCTTTTATGAAAGATAATTTAGAGGCTTTTAACAATGAAAATATTAGTGTACCAGTAATATTAGGAGGTGCAGCCTTAACCCCAAAATTTGTAAATGAGGACTGCAGCAAAATATATAAAGGGAAAATATTGTACGGAAAAGATGCGTTCACTGATCTTAAATTCATGAATGAATATATGGATAATAAGAAAAAGGGTAATTGGTCAAATACAGAGGGTTTCATTAACAATGAGGGTATAAATATTAATTTAGCCTCATCAAAATCCAACTCTCAAGCTGTTAAACAATCAATATCCATACAAACCGAGACTTCCAAATTAAATTTAAAAGAAAATTTTATAAGATCTAAATTTATAAATGAAGAAGATCCAATTCAAGCCCCTTTCTTGGGAACGAAAGTCTTGAACGATGTTGATATAGATTTAAATAAGTTAATATTTTATTTAGATACAAAAGCTCTATTTAGCGGACAATGGCAAATAAAAAAAGGAAAAAACCAAAGCGTAGATGAATACAATAACTATTTGGATTCATATGCTAAACCATTATTAAATAAATGGTTAGAGATAATTATAGAGAAAAAACTTATATCACCCAAAGCAGTTTATGGATATTTCAGATGCGGGAGAAAAGATAATAGTATTTTCTTATTTGATGAAAAATCATTAAATAAAATTTCCCAATTTAATTTTCCACGACAAAAATCTGGGAATAATTTATGCATAGCTGATTTTTATTGCGATTTGAAAAATGATAAACCGATAGATATATTTCCTATGCAGGCAGTAACCATGGGCGATATTGCTAGTGAATATTCTCAAAAATTATTTAAAGAAGATAAATATAGCGATTATTTGTTATTCCATGGACTTACAGTGCAATTAGCAGAAGCTCTAGCTGAGTATGTCCATGCATTAATTCGTATTGAATGTGGATTTAGGTCTGAAGAACCAGACAAAAATAGAGAAATACTAGCTCAAAAATATAGAGGAGCTAGATATTCTTTTGGTTATCCTGCATGTCCAAAAGTATCTGATTCAAACATACAATTATCATTGTTGGATGCAAAAAGAATAAACTTGACCATGGATGAATCTGAACAACTTCATCCAGAACAAAGTACTACAGCTATCATTTCACTACACTCAAAAGCTAAATATTTCAGCGCTTAA
- a CDS encoding branched-chain amino acid transaminase translates to MHEFLPYAWFEGKCIPFKEAKISIATHALHYGTAAFGGMRAIPNPTNKEEFLLFRTDKHIKRLSQSAKLLLTEISEEYIFKALEEVIKRNKPEKPIYIRPFVYTSDLGIAPRLHNIETDFFIYCIELGDYLSPDGVSCRMSSWTRQEDRSLPLRGKISGAYITSSLAKTEASLSGFDEALLLNSSGKVSEASGMNLFIVRNGDLITPGVDQDILEGITRASVIELAKSFGINVIERPVDKTELLIADEVFLTGTAAKITPVKKIESTELNVERPIMNKLKSKLIEITEGRSQDYDNWVTRISLI, encoded by the coding sequence ATGCATGAATTTCTTCCATACGCCTGGTTCGAAGGTAAATGTATTCCATTTAAAGAAGCAAAAATATCAATAGCTACTCATGCACTACATTACGGTACTGCTGCATTTGGAGGAATGCGAGCGATACCTAACCCAACAAACAAAGAAGAATTTCTTTTGTTTAGAACTGATAAACATATAAAAAGATTATCTCAAAGTGCAAAATTACTCTTAACTGAAATTTCTGAAGAATATATTTTTAAAGCTTTAGAAGAAGTTATAAAAAGAAACAAGCCAGAAAAACCTATTTATATAAGACCATTTGTATATACAAGCGATTTAGGTATAGCTCCAAGGTTACACAATATTGAAACAGATTTCTTTATTTATTGTATTGAACTAGGAGATTATTTATCCCCAGATGGTGTTTCTTGTAGAATGAGTAGTTGGACAAGACAAGAAGATAGATCTCTCCCCTTAAGAGGAAAAATAAGTGGAGCATATATTACTAGTTCATTAGCAAAAACAGAAGCTAGTTTATCTGGTTTTGATGAAGCCCTGCTATTAAATTCAAGTGGTAAGGTAAGCGAAGCTAGTGGTATGAATTTATTTATTGTAAGGAATGGAGACTTAATCACTCCTGGTGTTGATCAAGATATCCTTGAGGGGATTACTAGAGCTAGTGTAATTGAATTAGCAAAATCATTTGGAATAAATGTAATTGAGAGACCTGTTGATAAAACAGAATTATTAATAGCAGATGAAGTTTTTCTAACTGGTACAGCAGCAAAAATTACACCAGTTAAAAAAATCGAATCAACTGAATTAAATGTTGAAAGACCAATAATGAATAAATTAAAAAGTAAGCTTATAGAAATAACAGAAGGTCGTTCTCAAGACTATGATAATTGGGTAACAAGAATTTCACTAATATAA
- a CDS encoding molecular chaperone DnaJ produces MNIPDNSNTKRISIDLPEELISRFDQLRKEWGFRARGPVIEKILKELLQEDDLLPKNQQQEIDFNENNNNKNLNIDEDTALVLIKSDVKKEVNEISLNKRFTNNNQYKEKANSNISLPNFVKKKVKNLRRSINSEKLKENINDIQINTIKETELIKCRIELISHWKTLYGSVPNDHVVKASMDWFERDIWPNLDGTENLPFTWSAANKLMSELCPFWIKKNPSLEIVLLMIGVLEDPFATSDLINRIPTLMRRFISRFKRNNRSNSFETLDSTMTVHGALKLLKLSTSAGSAHTFRKIREAYKSIALEKHPDAGGSTDQMRKLNEAYQLLKNLYRN; encoded by the coding sequence TTGAATATTCCTGACAACTCAAATACAAAAAGAATTTCAATTGATTTACCTGAGGAACTAATTTCCAGGTTTGATCAATTACGAAAAGAGTGGGGATTTAGAGCAAGAGGACCTGTAATAGAAAAGATACTTAAAGAACTTCTTCAAGAAGATGATTTATTACCTAAGAACCAACAGCAAGAAATAGACTTTAACGAGAATAATAATAATAAAAATTTAAATATTGATGAAGATACTGCATTGGTATTAATTAAATCAGACGTAAAAAAAGAAGTTAATGAGATATCTTTGAATAAAAGATTTACAAATAACAATCAATATAAAGAAAAAGCCAACTCAAACATAAGCCTTCCCAATTTTGTTAAAAAAAAAGTAAAGAATCTAAGAAGAAGTATTAATAGTGAAAAATTAAAGGAGAATATTAATGATATTCAAATTAATACAATTAAAGAAACTGAATTAATAAAATGTCGAATTGAGTTAATTAGTCATTGGAAAACCTTATATGGATCAGTTCCTAATGATCATGTAGTAAAAGCATCGATGGATTGGTTTGAAAGGGATATATGGCCAAATCTTGATGGAACTGAAAATCTACCCTTTACGTGGAGTGCAGCCAATAAATTAATGTCAGAATTATGCCCATTTTGGATAAAGAAAAATCCTTCCCTTGAAATTGTTTTATTAATGATTGGCGTTTTAGAAGACCCTTTTGCTACATCAGATCTGATAAATAGAATACCAACACTTATGAGAAGGTTTATCAGTAGATTTAAGCGAAATAATAGATCAAATTCATTTGAAACTTTGGACTCAACAATGACAGTACATGGGGCACTTAAATTATTGAAATTATCAACATCCGCAGGATCCGCTCATACGTTCCGCAAAATTAGGGAGGCCTATAAATCAATAGCATTAGAGAAGCATCCAGATGCTGGAGGATCAACAGATCAAATGAGAAAATTAAATGAAGCGTATCAATTGCTAAAAAATCTTTATAGAAATTAG
- a CDS encoding DUF2237 family protein, with protein sequence MTINNQNQLNVLGEKIEICSCAPMTGWFRDGFCNYDKNDGGNHSICCVMDDNFLKYSKSQGNDLITPMPIYSFPGLKDGDHWCICLDRWKQALLDGLAPKVILESTNIVVLESVPLEKLKEYQFNKK encoded by the coding sequence ATGACCATAAATAATCAAAATCAGTTAAATGTCCTTGGGGAGAAAATTGAGATTTGTAGTTGCGCACCTATGACAGGGTGGTTCAGGGATGGATTTTGCAACTATGACAAAAATGATGGAGGGAATCATTCCATATGTTGTGTAATGGATGATAATTTCCTGAAATATAGTAAATCACAAGGTAATGATTTAATAACTCCCATGCCTATTTATTCCTTCCCAGGACTAAAAGATGGTGATCATTGGTGTATTTGTCTTGATAGGTGGAAGCAAGCATTATTAGACGGTCTTGCACCAAAAGTCATATTAGAATCAACGAATATTGTAGTCTTAGAATCAGTACCTCTGGAAAAATTGAAAGAATATCAATTTAATAAAAAATAA
- a CDS encoding DUF4922 domain-containing protein, translating to MSLEIYWKKALEQTRLSIDDESLYPLKTDIITRDLYEKDDFIIRKLDTSKFNKKKIYGPKQNPFCPWETILEIDKIGDNHQLILNKYPVQKGHILLITNEWKPQNGWLDIKDWRAIQQVNKDTSGLWFFNSSPIAGASQPHRHFQLLRRSKGEISCPREKWFLEMNSYQDLDSKLKKNIIVSKFNFLENPSCLFEFYLELCKKLGLGDPISDKKPIYPYNILITNKWIAIIKRKNDHIHGFSINGLGFAGYLLVTESSNINYLKKFGPEKLLESFV from the coding sequence ATGAGTTTAGAAATATATTGGAAAAAAGCACTAGAACAAACTAGATTATCAATTGATGATGAATCATTATATCCTCTCAAAACCGATATAATTACAAGAGATTTATATGAAAAAGACGACTTCATAATTAGGAAACTCGATACTTCAAAATTTAATAAAAAAAAAATTTATGGTCCTAAGCAAAATCCATTTTGTCCTTGGGAAACGATACTAGAAATTGATAAAATTGGTGATAATCATCAACTAATATTAAATAAGTACCCTGTACAAAAAGGTCATATTTTACTTATTACAAATGAATGGAAACCTCAAAATGGATGGTTAGATATTAAAGATTGGAGAGCGATCCAACAAGTTAATAAAGATACTAGTGGATTATGGTTTTTCAATAGTTCTCCAATTGCGGGAGCAAGTCAACCTCACAGGCATTTTCAACTTCTGCGTAGATCTAAAGGTGAGATATCATGCCCTAGAGAAAAGTGGTTTTTAGAGATGAACTCATATCAAGATCTAGATAGTAAGCTTAAAAAAAATATTATTGTATCCAAATTTAATTTTTTAGAAAATCCATCATGTCTTTTTGAATTTTACTTAGAATTATGCAAGAAATTAGGACTTGGGGACCCTATTAGTGATAAGAAACCGATATATCCTTACAATATTTTAATAACTAATAAATGGATCGCTATTATAAAAAGAAAAAATGATCATATTCATGGTTTCAGTATTAACGGTTTAGGATTCGCAGGATATCTATTAGTAACTGAAAGTTCAAATATAAATTATTTAAAGAAATTTGGCCCTGAAAAACTTCTAGAAAGTTTTGTTTGA